The Parabacteroides sp. AD58 genome includes a window with the following:
- the traN gene encoding conjugative transposon protein TraN — protein MKKVIIMFALAMGIVTANAQENVTVGENNGSEQPTLTKEVYPQKEADGDLYHGLTKKLTFDHMVPPHGLEVTYDKTVHVIFPSEVRYVDLGSPDLIAGKADGAENVIRVKATVRNFPNETNMSVITEDGSFYTFNVKYASEPLLLNVEMCDFIHDGEKVNRPNNAQEIYLKELGSESPMLVRLIMKSIHKQNKREVKHIGCKRFGIQYLLKGIYTHNGLLYFHTEIKNQSNVPFDVDYITWKIVDKKVAKRTAVQEQIILPLRAQNYATLVPGKKSERTVFTMAKFTIPDDKCLVVELNEKNGGRHQSFVIENEDLVRANTINELQVR, from the coding sequence ATGAAAAAAGTAATCATCATGTTTGCCCTCGCTATGGGCATCGTAACTGCCAACGCGCAGGAGAACGTAACCGTTGGAGAGAACAACGGAAGTGAACAACCGACCTTGACAAAGGAGGTCTATCCGCAGAAGGAGGCGGACGGCGACCTGTATCACGGGCTGACAAAGAAGCTGACCTTTGACCACATGGTCCCTCCGCACGGCTTGGAAGTGACCTACGACAAGACCGTCCACGTCATTTTCCCCTCGGAGGTTCGTTACGTCGATTTAGGTTCGCCCGACCTGATTGCGGGCAAAGCCGACGGAGCGGAGAATGTCATCCGCGTGAAGGCTACCGTGAGGAACTTCCCTAACGAAACCAATATGTCCGTGATAACGGAGGACGGGAGTTTCTATACCTTCAACGTGAAATATGCCTCCGAACCGTTGCTGCTCAATGTGGAGATGTGCGACTTCATCCATGACGGCGAGAAGGTGAACCGCCCGAATAATGCGCAGGAAATCTATCTGAAGGAACTGGGCAGCGAAAGCCCGATGCTGGTACGCCTTATCATGAAGTCCATCCACAAGCAGAACAAGCGCGAGGTGAAGCACATCGGCTGCAAGCGATTCGGCATCCAGTACCTGCTGAAAGGTATCTACACGCATAACGGGTTACTCTATTTCCACACGGAGATAAAGAACCAGAGCAACGTGCCTTTCGACGTAGACTATATCACATGGAAAATCGTGGACAAGAAGGTGGCGAAGCGTACCGCCGTGCAGGAGCAGATCATCCTGCCGCTCCGTGCGCAGAATTACGCCACGCTCGTGCCGGGCAAGAAGAGCGAACGCACGGTATTCACGATGGCGAAGTTCACCATCCCCGATGACAAGTGCCTCGTGGTGGAACTCAACGAGAAGAACGGAGGTCGCCACCAGTCTTTCGTGATTGAGAACGAGGACTTGGTGCGTGCCAATACCATCAACGAACTTCAAGTACGCTGA
- a CDS encoding conjugal transfer protein TraO: MRKYIAIIIASLALFTGQAHAQRCLPKMQGIEIRANMADGFNPGGNDGGYSFGAALSTYTKKGNKWVFGGEYLLKNNPYKDGKIPVAQFTAEGGYYLKILSDARKIVFVYAGASALAGYESVNWGEKVLYDGSTLHDRDAFIYGGALTLDVEFYVADWIALLANLRERCLWGGDTRKFHTQFGVGIKFIIN, encoded by the coding sequence ATGAGAAAGTACATCGCAATAATCATCGCGTCGCTTGCCCTGTTCACGGGGCAGGCGCACGCCCAGCGATGCCTGCCGAAGATGCAGGGCATCGAGATCAGGGCGAACATGGCGGACGGTTTCAATCCCGGCGGCAACGACGGCGGGTACAGTTTCGGGGCGGCTCTCTCCACCTACACGAAAAAGGGGAACAAATGGGTGTTCGGCGGCGAATATCTGTTGAAGAACAACCCTTACAAGGACGGAAAGATACCCGTGGCGCAGTTCACGGCGGAGGGCGGCTACTACCTCAAGATACTCTCCGATGCCCGTAAAATCGTGTTCGTCTATGCAGGGGCTTCGGCTCTTGCCGGATATGAATCGGTGAACTGGGGCGAAAAGGTGCTGTATGACGGCTCCACGCTTCATGACAGGGACGCCTTCATCTACGGCGGTGCGCTGACACTCGATGTGGAGTTTTACGTGGCTGACTGGATCGCCCTGCTCGCCAACCTCCGGGAGCGTTGCCTGTGGGGTGGCGACACGAGGAAGTTTCATACGCAGTTCGGGGTCGGTATCAAGTTCATCATCAACTGA
- a CDS encoding toprim domain-containing protein has protein sequence MERTEIDIIRQMPIAVFLARLGHEPVRRSGNELWYIAPYRGERTPSFRVNVAKQLWYDFGLGKGGDIFTLAGEFARSGDFMEQVKFIAGTANIPMPVPEVSKPTLLPKPSEPAFEGVEAVPLFRSPLTDYLAERGIPYAVASRYCCRLNYGVRGKRYFAVGFPNVAGGYEIRSRFFKGCVPPKDVSLVKAEGSPADVCSVFEGFMDFLSAATLGLEKGDCLVLNSVANVEKAMRYLDGYGCIDCYLDHDAAGRRTLKTLKGHYGERVYDRSALYDGCKDLNEYLQLTTKKEQ, from the coding sequence ATGGAACGGACGGAAATAGACATCATCAGACAAATGCCCATTGCGGTTTTTCTCGCACGGCTGGGGCATGAGCCTGTCAGAAGGAGCGGTAACGAGCTGTGGTATATCGCCCCATATAGGGGCGAGCGCACGCCCTCTTTCCGTGTGAACGTGGCGAAACAGCTCTGGTACGACTTCGGTCTGGGCAAAGGTGGCGACATCTTTACGCTTGCCGGAGAGTTTGCCCGAAGCGGTGACTTCATGGAACAAGTGAAATTCATAGCGGGAACCGCCAATATACCTATGCCTGTTCCCGAAGTGAGCAAACCGACTTTACTGCCTAAACCGTCAGAACCTGCCTTTGAGGGAGTGGAAGCCGTCCCGCTGTTTCGTTCTCCACTGACGGACTATCTGGCGGAACGGGGCATTCCTTACGCTGTCGCATCACGTTACTGCTGCCGACTGAATTACGGAGTGCGTGGCAAACGATATTTTGCAGTCGGTTTTCCGAACGTGGCAGGCGGATATGAAATCCGCAGCCGTTTCTTCAAAGGATGCGTGCCTCCGAAAGATGTGTCGCTGGTCAAGGCGGAAGGCTCTCCGGCTGACGTGTGCAGCGTTTTTGAAGGCTTCATGGACTTTCTTTCTGCTGCCACGCTCGGATTGGAAAAGGGAGACTGCCTCGTATTGAACTCTGTTGCCAACGTGGAAAAGGCAATGAGGTATCTGGACGGCTACGGGTGCATAGACTGTTATCTCGACCATGACGCAGCCGGACGGCGCACGTTGAAAACGCTGAAAGGACATTATGGAGAACGTGTCTATGACCGTTCCGCTCTCTATGACGGTTGCAAGGACTTGAATGAGTATCTGCAACTGACAACCAAAAAAGAACAATAA
- a CDS encoding DUF3872 domain-containing protein: protein MNILNNKNKRISIFKTLALCLFAAVSLTLVSCDDDMDIQQSYPFTVEIMPVPNKVTKGQTVEIRCELKKTGDYANTLYTIRYFQFEGEGTLKMDNGITFLPNDRYLLENEKFRLYYTAEGEEAHNFIVVVEDNFGNSYELEFDFNNRNVKEDGVISVVPIGNFKPLTR, encoded by the coding sequence ATGAACATACTGAACAACAAAAACAAGAGAATATCAATCTTCAAGACGTTGGCACTCTGCCTATTCGCTGCCGTGTCGCTCACGCTCGTGTCGTGTGACGATGACATGGATATCCAGCAATCCTATCCCTTCACGGTGGAAATCATGCCCGTGCCTAACAAGGTGACGAAGGGACAGACGGTTGAAATCCGCTGTGAGTTGAAAAAGACGGGCGATTACGCCAACACCCTCTATACCATCCGGTATTTCCAGTTCGAGGGAGAAGGCACGTTGAAAATGGACAACGGCATCACGTTCCTGCCAAACGACCGCTACCTGCTCGAAAACGAGAAGTTCCGGCTGTACTACACAGCGGAGGGCGAGGAAGCGCACAACTTCATTGTAGTGGTAGAGGACAATTTCGGCAATTCATATGAGCTGGAGTTTGATTTCAACAACCGAAACGTTAAGGAGGACGGGGTTATCTCTGTTGTCCCCATCGGAAACTTCAAGCCCCTTACACGATGA
- a CDS encoding glycoside hydrolase family protein: MMRVFIAILCSLLAVCSVSARDSRHEGTDGQAAIYRLLPFERAVRCTKYFEGWHSEKHYPYVGYGHKLLPGERYSARTMTKRQADALLRKDLRKFCAMFRQFGKDSLLLATLAYNVGPYRLLGSGKIPKSTLIRKLEAGDRNIYREYIAFCNYKGKRHAMLLKRRKAEFALLYIP; this comes from the coding sequence ATGATGCGTGTATTCATAGCTATCCTTTGTTCGCTTCTGGCGGTCTGTTCCGTGTCCGCACGGGACAGCCGCCATGAGGGAACGGACGGACAGGCGGCTATCTATCGGTTGCTGCCATTTGAGAGGGCGGTGCGATGCACGAAGTATTTTGAAGGCTGGCACTCGGAAAAACATTACCCGTATGTGGGATATGGGCATAAGTTGTTACCGGGTGAAAGGTATTCTGCACGCACCATGACGAAGCGGCAGGCGGACGCGCTTCTGCGGAAAGACCTACGGAAGTTCTGCGCAATGTTCCGGCAGTTCGGGAAAGATAGTCTGCTCCTTGCCACGCTCGCCTACAATGTCGGTCCGTACCGTCTGTTGGGAAGCGGGAAGATACCCAAAAGCACGCTGATCCGAAAGCTGGAGGCAGGAGATAGGAACATCTATCGGGAGTATATCGCTTTCTGCAACTACAAGGGAAAACGCCATGCCATGCTACTCAAACGGAGGAAGGCGGAGTTTGCGCTACTGTATATCCCGTAA
- a CDS encoding DUF6956 domain-containing protein, which yields MPNRTGQVADGKGRKGGQAMNVAGYQTLIVRFSEPIKALDGIFDDAEAWGVDTLKGWIDSYESSRFTAIDSHTAVITSEYNMECLRKWLERCTPIAEKTEF from the coding sequence GTGCCGAACCGCACGGGACAAGTGGCTGACGGCAAAGGAAGGAAAGGAGGGCAAGCGATGAACGTGGCAGGCTACCAAACACTGATCGTCAGATTCAGCGAGCCTATCAAGGCATTGGACGGCATCTTTGACGATGCGGAAGCGTGGGGAGTTGATACCCTGAAGGGGTGGATAGACAGCTATGAAAGCAGCCGTTTCACCGCCATTGACAGCCATACGGCAGTCATAACGAGCGAGTACAACATGGAGTGTCTGAGAAAGTGGCTGGAAAGATGCACACCCATAGCTGAGAAAACAGAATTTTGA
- a CDS encoding DUF3873 domain-containing protein codes for MSTRMTINGVSTCTEAGTEKYEKFQMGIGRRRRTLVQYDYRHTDGELFSCVKPTLDECRTARDKWLTAKEGKEGKR; via the coding sequence ATGAGTACACGAATGACAATCAACGGAGTAAGTACCTGCACGGAAGCAGGTACGGAGAAATACGAGAAATTTCAAATGGGTATTGGCAGACGCAGGCGAACACTTGTGCAATACGATTACCGCCACACGGACGGAGAGTTGTTCTCTTGTGTCAAACCCACGTTGGACGAGTGCCGAACCGCACGGGACAAGTGGCTGACGGCAAAGGAAGGAAAGGAGGGCAAGCGATGA
- a CDS encoding PcfJ domain-containing protein: MKPRTHIQQEVAHLSKRLPRLTATQKAYAFRHCFKHYAIKRADGTNICTECGHSWKSDHDLADTLCGCICPHCGMQLEALRTRKSVFSENEYFSIVTTSKQYQVIRFFFVKSRYKAGQAAEYSIYEVVQRWISPKGTTTTVARLRGMSMLYYDQWAEYSDMEVRKNNGLHAYDIAPVCTYPRQRFIPELKRNGFNGDYHNTLPYDLFTAILSDSQAETLLKAGQYAMLSHYIRSSFDMEQYWASVKICIRNGYTISDGSVWCDTIDLLRHFGKDTNSPKYVCPADLKAEHDKLVAKRNLQRERERTEQQRQKAIEDEKNYLKDKGMFFGLVFSDNLILVKVIESVEEMIEEGRLMHHCVGGYHNKANSLILSATIEGKRIETIEVSLKTLKVVQSRGVCNSNTEYHDRIIRLVEDNAGLIRQRMNAA; the protein is encoded by the coding sequence ATGAAACCGAGAACACACATACAGCAGGAAGTCGCACATCTGAGCAAGCGACTACCGAGATTGACCGCCACGCAAAAGGCATACGCTTTCCGTCATTGCTTCAAGCACTACGCAATCAAGAGAGCGGACGGCACGAACATCTGTACCGAGTGCGGACATTCGTGGAAGAGCGACCACGACCTTGCAGACACCCTTTGCGGATGTATCTGCCCCCATTGCGGTATGCAGTTGGAAGCGTTGCGCACCCGAAAGAGCGTTTTCAGCGAGAATGAATACTTCTCCATTGTCACCACCAGCAAGCAGTATCAAGTGATACGCTTCTTCTTCGTCAAGTCCCGATACAAGGCAGGGCAAGCAGCCGAGTATTCCATTTATGAAGTGGTGCAGAGGTGGATTTCGCCCAAAGGCACAACCACCACCGTTGCCCGACTTCGTGGTATGTCAATGTTGTATTACGACCAATGGGCGGAATACAGCGACATGGAGGTGCGCAAGAACAACGGACTTCACGCATACGATATAGCACCTGTGTGTACCTATCCCCGACAGCGTTTCATCCCCGAACTGAAACGCAACGGTTTCAACGGGGACTATCACAACACACTGCCGTATGACCTTTTCACGGCTATCCTTTCCGACAGCCAAGCCGAAACACTCTTGAAGGCAGGGCAATACGCCATGTTGAGCCACTATATTCGCAGTTCCTTTGACATGGAGCAATATTGGGCATCCGTCAAGATTTGCATCCGCAATGGTTACACCATTTCAGACGGCTCCGTATGGTGCGACACCATAGACCTCCTGCGTCATTTTGGCAAGGACACGAACAGCCCGAAATACGTCTGCCCTGCCGACCTCAAAGCGGAACACGACAAGTTGGTGGCAAAGCGCAACCTGCAAAGGGAGCGTGAGCGGACGGAACAGCAACGGCAAAAGGCGATTGAGGACGAGAAGAACTATCTGAAAGACAAAGGAATGTTCTTCGGGCTTGTATTTTCCGACAACCTTATTCTTGTCAAAGTCATTGAAAGCGTGGAGGAAATGATTGAGGAAGGACGGCTGATGCACCATTGCGTGGGCGGTTATCACAACAAGGCAAACTCTCTCATCCTATCCGCCACCATTGAAGGCAAACGGATTGAAACGATAGAAGTCAGTTTGAAAACGCTGAAAGTGGTACAGAGCAGAGGGGTATGCAATTCCAATACCGAGTACCACGACCGCATCATCCGACTTGTGGAGGACAATGCCGGACTTATCCGTCAGCGTATGAACGCAGCATAA
- a CDS encoding PcfK-like family protein, protein MKTTDHFKRTIQMYLEQRAAEDALFAKKYRNPAKNIDDCVTYILNYVQKSGCNGFTDGEIYGQAVHYYDENEIEVGKPIQCQVAVNHVVELTAEEKAEARQNAIRQYQDEELRKLQNRNKPRTATKATIQEIQQPSLFDLGL, encoded by the coding sequence ATGAAAACGACAGACCATTTCAAGAGAACGATACAGATGTATTTGGAGCAACGTGCAGCGGAAGATGCGCTCTTTGCCAAGAAATACCGTAACCCTGCCAAGAACATAGACGATTGCGTGACCTACATTCTGAACTATGTGCAGAAAAGCGGTTGCAACGGCTTCACGGACGGGGAGATATACGGACAAGCCGTACATTACTATGACGAGAACGAGATAGAGGTGGGCAAGCCTATCCAATGCCAAGTAGCCGTGAACCATGTGGTGGAACTCACCGCAGAGGAAAAGGCGGAAGCACGTCAGAACGCTATCCGACAATACCAAGACGAGGAACTCCGCAAGTTGCAGAACCGCAACAAGCCGAGAACCGCCACCAAAGCGACCATCCAAGAAATACAACAACCCTCATTATTTGATTTAGGCTTATGA
- the tig gene encoding trigger factor → MNVSFINNDSVRGIIRLEIVKSDYADSVEKSLRSLRQKVNMPGFRKGMVPMGMVKKMYGKQALLEEVNKIVSENLFKYIRENNIKVLGEPMASEAEPSAVDFDKQEDFVFNFDVALAPEINISLSKDDTLTYYQVKIDDEMLNKQVEAYTANFGTYDKVDEVEEKDLVKGTVAELENGSPKEGGIVVEGAVVMPQFIKDADEKAKFIGAKNNSVIVFNPNKAFEGAEAEIANFLHVDKAKVAELTGDFSFEITEITRHKNAELNQELYDKVFGENVVTSEEEFKEKIKEALAEQFTPQSDYKFLLDAREVLVKKAGELKFADDILKRWLLLANEKNTAEKIESEFSNILSDLTYQLIKDKLIKENNLKLEDADVEGFAKRVAKAQFAQYGMLSIPEDVLENYSKEMLKNKETVQNIVDRAMEEKLAACLKEKVTIDLKELTAEEFAKLFE, encoded by the coding sequence ATGAACGTTTCTTTTATTAACAATGATTCTGTACGTGGAATCATCCGTTTGGAAATTGTAAAGTCTGACTATGCAGATAGCGTTGAAAAAAGCTTGCGCAGCCTGCGTCAGAAAGTTAATATGCCGGGCTTCCGTAAAGGAATGGTGCCTATGGGTATGGTAAAGAAGATGTATGGAAAACAGGCGTTACTGGAAGAAGTAAACAAAATAGTTTCAGAAAACCTGTTCAAGTATATCCGTGAAAATAACATTAAGGTCTTAGGCGAACCGATGGCCAGCGAAGCTGAACCTTCTGCTGTTGATTTTGACAAGCAGGAAGATTTCGTATTCAACTTTGATGTTGCCTTAGCACCTGAAATCAATATCAGCCTGAGCAAAGACGATACGTTGACTTACTATCAGGTAAAGATCGACGACGAAATGCTGAACAAGCAGGTTGAAGCCTATACAGCGAACTTCGGAACATACGACAAGGTGGACGAAGTAGAAGAAAAAGACTTGGTAAAAGGTACGGTTGCTGAACTGGAAAACGGTTCTCCGAAAGAAGGCGGTATCGTAGTAGAAGGTGCAGTTGTAATGCCTCAGTTCATCAAAGACGCAGACGAAAAGGCTAAATTCATCGGTGCAAAGAATAACTCTGTTATCGTATTCAACCCGAACAAGGCATTTGAAGGCGCTGAAGCAGAAATTGCAAACTTCCTGCATGTTGACAAAGCTAAAGTTGCAGAATTAACTGGCGACTTCAGCTTCGAAATCACCGAAATCACTCGTCATAAGAATGCTGAATTGAATCAGGAATTATATGACAAAGTATTTGGTGAAAACGTAGTAACAAGCGAAGAAGAATTTAAGGAAAAGATCAAAGAAGCTCTGGCTGAACAGTTCACTCCGCAAAGCGATTACAAATTCTTACTGGATGCACGCGAAGTATTGGTAAAGAAAGCCGGCGAACTGAAATTCGCAGATGACATTCTGAAGCGCTGGTTGCTGTTGGCCAACGAAAAGAATACAGCTGAAAAGATTGAAAGCGAATTCTCAAATATCCTCAGCGACCTGACTTACCAGTTAATCAAGGACAAATTAATTAAAGAAAACAACCTGAAACTGGAAGATGCTGATGTAGAAGGCTTCGCTAAGCGTGTAGCAAAAGCACAGTTCGCACAGTACGGTATGCTGTCTATTCCTGAAGACGTTCTTGAGAACTATTCAAAAGAAATGTTGAAGAACAAGGAAACAGTTCAGAACATTGTAGACCGTGCAATGGAAGAAAAACTGGCAGCATGCTTGAAAGAAAAAGTAACAATCGACTTAAAAGAACTGACTGCAGAAGAGTTTGCTAAACTTTTTGAATAA